The Chloroflexota bacterium genomic sequence TGGTCGCGCTATGGGCACAGGTGCGACGCACTTCCGGAAGTGCGTCGCACCTCGGTCGCCAACACACGGCGGAACCGAATCGCCGCCTGCGCTTCTGGCGCCGTCCTACGCGCCCGGCCTCGCGCTCAGGATGCGCGCCATCATCTGCGGGTCGTCGCGCAGAAGCCCCGCCGCCGGAAGGCGCTGAACCAGCAGCGCCAGGTTGGGGTCGCGGGCGAACACGTCCCGGAAAATCGGCAACGCCTGGTCCACCCGTCCCATGTCGGCCAGCGTTACCGCGTGCCAGAAGGGGAGTTCGGCGATGTCGGGCGCCATCTCGGCGGCGGCGCGGTATTCGGCCAGGGCCGCCTCCACCTCGCCCTTGCCCAGCAGTTCGTCGCCTCGGTTCATGCGGCGGTAGGCGCGGTGCACGGTGAGCAGGCGGCGCAGTTCGGCGATGGGCGCGGGGTGGTCTTCCACCCGCAAATCCACAACCACATCCTCCCACGGCCTGTCGGTGGCCTGCGCGGGGACGACGAGCAGCGCGGCGCTCTGCTGGCCGCGCACGTCGCCGCCGGCCTGCTGCGCCGCTTCCAGCGCGCAGACGAGGCGCTCGGCCAGGTCGCCCTGCGCGTGCTGGTAGGCGTCGTACATGGCGGGCCACACGCGGTCGTTGAGCATCATGTTGGCCTGGACGGAGAACCCCTCGCCGACGAGGTGCCCCGCCTCGGCGATGCAGCGCGCGCCGGTGTGCGCCGCCACCCGCCCCTGCGCGTCCACCATCGCCACCTGACGGAGTTCGCGGCCCTCGTCTTCGGCCAGGAGCGCGGCCAGGGCCTCGGGCGCCGACATCCCCTGCGCCATCAGCGCCAGGCCGCGCGGTCCGTAGGCCACCTCCACCAGCGCCTGGGTGGCCACGGCGCCCACCCCTGCCTTCGCCCAGGCCACAAGCCTGCCGACACCGAACCAGTGCGACTGCACCGCGACGCCCATCTCGCCGGTGGCCGCGTCGCGGGCCACAATGGAGAAGGTATGTGCATGTATAGTCATGGTGCACCTGCCTGTCTGCGATTTGTCCCTATTGTACCATGTGCCCAGCGAGCGTGCAACGTTTCGCATCGGCGCGCTGGTGTGATATAATCCGGCGCGAGTAGTCGCCAGCGCCCTGCCTTGAGGGTATCGCCTCCCGCTGGGAGCACACTACAACCCCAAAGGCTAGCGGCCAAAGGCCCATTCCAAGGAGTCCCATGTCATTCTCATTTGACCTGCAACACGAAGACACGAAAACCGCCGCGCGGCTGGGCCTGTTGCGCACGCCCCACGGCCACATCCCGACGCCAGTCTTCGCGCCCGTGGGCACGCAGGCCACGGTGAAGACGCTGGCCCCCCGCGACCTGGAATCCCTGGGCGCCACGCTGATCCTCGCCAACACGTACCACCTCTACCTGCGCCCAGGCCCCGACGTCGTGGAGGAGATGGGCGGGTTGCACCGGTTCATGGGCTGGCGCGGCCCCATCCTGACGGATAGCGGCGGGTTCCAGGTGTTCAGCATGGAGGGCCTGCGCAAGGTTACCGAGGACGGCGTCGCGTTCCGGTCGCACGTGGACGGCTCCGAGCACATCTTCACGCCCGAAAAGGTCATGCGCATCCAGGAGCAACTGGGCGCGGACATCATCATGTGCTTTGACGAGTGCGCCACGCCCACGGACTACGCCTACAGCAAAGCGGCCATGGAGCGCACCCACCGCTGGGCCGAGCGGTGCAAGGTAGCCCACACCCGCCCCGACCAGGCGCTGTTCGGCATCGTCCAGGGGGGCATCTTCCCCGACCTGCGGCGGCAGAGCGCCGAGTTCATCGCGGGCCTGGGCTTTCCGGGCATCGCCATCGGCGGCTTGAGCGTGGGCGAGACCAAGCAGGACATGTACCGCACCCTGGAGGCGCTGGAGCCGTATCTGCCCCGGCGCAAGCCCCGCTACCTGATGGGCGTTGGCTCGCCCGAGGATTTGCTGGAATGCGTCGCGCGCGGCGTGGACATGTTTGATTGCGTGCTGCCCACGCGGTTGGCGCGGAACGGCGCGGTCTTCATGCGCGCGGGTCGCCTCAACCTGCGCAACGCCCAGTACACCCGCGACCCCCGGCCCATAGAGGACGGCTGCGGGTGCTACACCTGTCGGCACTTCTCGCGCGCCTACATGCGCCATCTGGTGATGAGCGATGAGATTCTCGGCCTGCACCTGGCCACCATCCACAACGTGCATTTCCTGCTGCAACTCATGCAGGACATCCGCAAGGCCATCGCCGAGGACAGGTTCGCGCTGTTCAAGGAGGCCTTTCTGGCCGAATACCGCGTTACCGACGAGGAGGTGCGCGCCCGGAATCGCGCGGCGCGCGGCAAAAAGCGCAAGTCGAGCGCCGATACTCCGCGCACGCGGCGAGGCAAGGGCACGTAGCGCGCCTCGCGCGCTTGCCATATCCCAGTTTCCGATAAGGAGTACCCTCATGAATTCCTTGCAAGCGGTGATCTTGGGCATTGTGCAGGGGCTGACGGAGTTTCTGCCCGTGAGCAGTTCCGGGCATCTGGTGCTGGTGCCGTGGGCGCTTGAGTGGGGCCAGCCTGGGCTGCTGTTTGACACGGTGCTGCACTGGGGCACGCTCGTGGCCGTGGTCGTGTACTTCTGGGACGACCTGTGGAGCCTGGTGCGCGCCTGGGTGCGCAGCGTGGCCGCACGGAAGGTGGACACGCCGCAGGCGCGCCTGGCCTGGCTGATTCTGATTGCCACCATCCCCGCCGCGGTCATCGGCTACCTGCTGGAAGATTTCTTTGAGAGCCTGTTCTCCGCGCCCGTGGCGGTGGGCGGCTCCCTGATCGGGACGGGGTTGATCCTCGCCGCCGCCGAATGGGCCTATCCTCGCATTCGTAAG encodes the following:
- the tgt gene encoding tRNA guanosine(34) transglycosylase Tgt, with translation MSFSFDLQHEDTKTAARLGLLRTPHGHIPTPVFAPVGTQATVKTLAPRDLESLGATLILANTYHLYLRPGPDVVEEMGGLHRFMGWRGPILTDSGGFQVFSMEGLRKVTEDGVAFRSHVDGSEHIFTPEKVMRIQEQLGADIIMCFDECATPTDYAYSKAAMERTHRWAERCKVAHTRPDQALFGIVQGGIFPDLRRQSAEFIAGLGFPGIAIGGLSVGETKQDMYRTLEALEPYLPRRKPRYLMGVGSPEDLLECVARGVDMFDCVLPTRLARNGAVFMRAGRLNLRNAQYTRDPRPIEDGCGCYTCRHFSRAYMRHLVMSDEILGLHLATIHNVHFLLQLMQDIRKAIAEDRFALFKEAFLAEYRVTDEEVRARNRAARGKKRKSSADTPRTRRGKGT
- a CDS encoding DUF1028 domain-containing protein yields the protein MTIHAHTFSIVARDAATGEMGVAVQSHWFGVGRLVAWAKAGVGAVATQALVEVAYGPRGLALMAQGMSAPEALAALLAEDEGRELRQVAMVDAQGRVAAHTGARCIAEAGHLVGEGFSVQANMMLNDRVWPAMYDAYQHAQGDLAERLVCALEAAQQAGGDVRGQQSAALLVVPAQATDRPWEDVVVDLRVEDHPAPIAELRRLLTVHRAYRRMNRGDELLGKGEVEAALAEYRAAAEMAPDIAELPFWHAVTLADMGRVDQALPIFRDVFARDPNLALLVQRLPAAGLLRDDPQMMARILSARPGA
- the uppP gene encoding undecaprenyl-diphosphatase UppP encodes the protein MNSLQAVILGIVQGLTEFLPVSSSGHLVLVPWALEWGQPGLLFDTVLHWGTLVAVVVYFWDDLWSLVRAWVRSVAARKVDTPQARLAWLILIATIPAAVIGYLLEDFFESLFSAPVAVGGSLIGTGLILAAAEWAYPRIRKVQTLRLGDALIVGLAQAAAICPGLSRSGLTIAAGIFRGLGRESAARFSFLLSVPIILGAGLAQLAPAIATPGATAWFPLALGFASAAISGYLAIHFLLGFVRRRRFWPFAAYCWIVGLAALAVSVL